In Parasegetibacter sp. NRK P23, the genomic stretch GTAGTACCAAATGACACGGATGAAAACCGGCAGCTGAACAGGCGGGTGGAATTCAAGATACTTAAGAATTAAAATGCCCCGCTGAAAACAACGGGGCCGAAGAGAAAACTTGCTTCTTTATCTTACAAAAAACGAACTGGTTGATGCGCCACAAAACTAACCGTCATCTCCATCGTATGCAATACCACTTTGTGGTAAAATAAAAGACCCCGCTCTTTCGAACGGGGCGCTACAACCAACACTTAACTATAGAAAAAATTCAGGGTTTCGGAGTTTGCCGCAGCAGTGGCGGCTTGCGCCACTGCTATAGGATCGGCAGGTTTGAACGGTCAGGGTTTCACAGGATAGGGAGGGCACGGATCAGGGTTCGGGTTTTCACGGTTTGGATTTCAGGATCAGGTTTTCAGGACCTGGATGTGGTTTTCATAGTTTGGATCATTGGTTTTCCAGGATTCGGATTTTAGTTTTTTCTAGGTTTGGACATTTGGACATTTACTGCTATTGGACGATTGCAGTACAAAGATGCGCCGCTTCCGCAACCGGGAAAAGAAATAAAGCCCGGTTAACCACCGGTTAACCCACCGTTAAGTGTTTCACTTAGCAATCGGTAATCGGATGCAGGGAGGAACACGTACATCTACGAATAAAACCGCGTACTAGTACGGATTTTCCGGGTTTCGAACATCAATTTCCCGATATCGACAACCAGTATCCGCATGAACCATCTACATTTGTTACTTCATTACAGTTACAACTGCCACCCTCAAACGCAGTTGGTTTTGGTTGACGCCCTGGTGTTCCCGCCGGGGCTTCTTTTTTAAATCATTCTCTGCATCTTCCCTGCTGGCATAATTTTTAACTGCCTTACCTAACGGGTAAAAATGCTTACCTTATGGAACCTTCAATTCCATACCCTCCTTCATCACTACTAAAAATTTCAACATGAACTGGCATACTTTACCTGTGGAGGAAGTACTGAAACAAACGGACGGTAGCATACAGGGACTGAGCACGGAGCTGGCGAAAAAAAAACTGCAGGAGCACGGAAAGAACGAACTGCAATCAAAAACGAAAACTTCTCCCCTGAAACTTTTCCTTCGACAGTTCGCGGACGTAATGATCGTGGTGCTGCTGGCGGCAGCATTGATCTCTTTCTTCATTGGAGAAGCGGCAGACACGATCGTGATCGTATTCATTGTGGTGCTGAACGCGGTGATTGGTTTCATCCAGGAATACCGCGCGGGAAAAGCGATGGAGGCGCTGCAGCAAATGGCGGCCCCAAGTTCGAAAGTACTCCGGAACGGATCCACAACGGAAATCCCTTCATCGGAACTTGTACCCGGCGATATTGTCTTACTGGAAGCCGGCAACATGATTCCCGCCGATATGCGGCTGCTGGAAGCTGAAAGTATCAAAATAAACGAGGCCAGTCTTACAGGAGAATCAAACACGGTTGACAAACAAACTGAACCCCTTTCAGAAAAAGAACTACCACTCGGCGACCGCTCCAATATAACCTTTAAAGGCACCCTGCTCACCAACGGCCGCGGCAAAGGCATTGTAGTGGCCACCGGGATGCAAACCGAACTGGGTAAGATCGCGGGGATGCTCGACAGCGCGCAGAGTGAAACGCCGCTCCAATTGCGGCTGAACCGCTTCAGCAAAAAGCTCACCTTCATTGTAATCGGCTTATGCGCCGCACTGTTTTTTGTAGGATACCTGCGTGGCGAACCATTCAACAGGATGCTGCTCACCGCTATTTCACTGGCCGTAGCCGCCATTCCTGAAGCGCTCCCCGCGGTCATCACCGTATCGCTTGCGCTTGGCGCCAGGCGTCTGGCCAAACAGGAAGCGCTTATCCGGAAGCTGTACGCCGTGGAAACATTGGGATCGGTCACTTATATCTGTACCGATAAAACGGGAACGCTCACCCGAAATGAAATGAAGGTGGAGAAAGTATGGCATACGCCGGAAAGTTCGGAAGCATTGCTATTGCAGGCGATGAGCCTGAACCATGATGTGATGGAGAAAGATGGAAAACCTTCAGGCGAAGCCACAGAACTGGCCCTGGTAGCTTACGCCGGAGAGCAGGAACAACTGGAAAGGGTGAAAGAAATCCCCTTTGATTCCAACCGAAAAGCGATGACCACCATTCATAAGATTCCAACAGGTTATCTCGTTATCACGAAGGGCGCCTCGGAATACCTGGCTTCTATCTCCAACCATACCGCACAACAAGAGATCAAAACACAGGAAGAAGCTTTCGCCAGTGAAGGCATGCGGGTAATCGCTTATGCCACGAAGGAACTGAAAGAACTCCCCGCTGAAATCACCCCTGAAAACATTGAAAAAGAACTGAACTTCACCGGCATTGCCGGATTAATGGACCCGCCGCGGGAAGAAGCAAAGCAGGCCATCCGGGAATGCAAACAAGCCGGAATCGTGCCGGTGATGATTACTGGTGACCATCCGCTTACCGCCGCCGCCATCGCCCGGGAACTGGGCATCGTTGAAACCGAAGCCGATAAAATTGTTACCGGAAGAGAACTGGAACAATATTCCGAAGAGAAAGTAAAGGAAGAAGTGGAACAGATTAAAGTGTATGCAAGGGTTTCTCCTGAACAGAAATTCAATATCGTAACCGCATTACAGGAAAACAACCAATTCGTATCCATGACCGGCGACGGCGTGAACGACGCGCCGGCGCTGAAACAGGCGAATATCGGCGTGGCCATGGGCATCACCGGAACCGATGTTACCAAAGAAGCGGCGCACATGATCCTGCTGAACGACAACTTCGCGACCATCGTGAAAGCCGTGAAAGAAGGGCGGCGCATCTATGATAATATCCGCAAGTTCATCAAATACATTCTCACCGGGAATACGGCTGAAATATGGAGTATTTTCCTGGCTCCTTTGCTTGGTCTGCCCATACCGTTATTGCCCGTGCACATTCTATGGGTGAACCTCGTAACTGATGGGTTGCCGGCCATAGCGCTTGCCGCGGAAGCACCCGAAAAACATATTATGGACCGTCCGCCACGGGATCCGGACGAGAACATCTTCGCGCAGGGGCTTGGTGTGCATGTGTTGTGGGTGGGTATTTTCATTGGGCTCATTACCATTGGCGCACAATGGTACGCATTAGAGCATCAACTGCATTGGCAAACGATCGCGTTCAGTGTGTTGTGTTTTTGTCAGTTGTGGCACGTGATGGCCATTCGCAGTGAGACGCGCTCGGTGTTTAAGTTGGGATTGATGGGGAATATTCCTTTGCTGCTTTCTGTGGCGGGAACTTTGTTGCTGCAACTGGGGGTAATCTATATTCCGTTTCTGAACACGTTTTTTCATACGGAGCCGCTTACGTTGAATGAGTTGTTGTTTACGTTGGGGGTTTCGGGGTTGGTGATGGTGGCGGTTGAAATGGAAAAGGTGGTGAGGAGGAGGTGAGTTTTTCACGCGGAAAGCCTGGTGTTTTTTTCACGCAATTGCTTTGCGCTTCGCGCTGCGCAGCGCAAGGAGGCTAGGACGCAAGGCCTTGGTGAAATAATTGCTCGCA encodes the following:
- a CDS encoding cation-translocating P-type ATPase; the protein is MNWHTLPVEEVLKQTDGSIQGLSTELAKKKLQEHGKNELQSKTKTSPLKLFLRQFADVMIVVLLAAALISFFIGEAADTIVIVFIVVLNAVIGFIQEYRAGKAMEALQQMAAPSSKVLRNGSTTEIPSSELVPGDIVLLEAGNMIPADMRLLEAESIKINEASLTGESNTVDKQTEPLSEKELPLGDRSNITFKGTLLTNGRGKGIVVATGMQTELGKIAGMLDSAQSETPLQLRLNRFSKKLTFIVIGLCAALFFVGYLRGEPFNRMLLTAISLAVAAIPEALPAVITVSLALGARRLAKQEALIRKLYAVETLGSVTYICTDKTGTLTRNEMKVEKVWHTPESSEALLLQAMSLNHDVMEKDGKPSGEATELALVAYAGEQEQLERVKEIPFDSNRKAMTTIHKIPTGYLVITKGASEYLASISNHTAQQEIKTQEEAFASEGMRVIAYATKELKELPAEITPENIEKELNFTGIAGLMDPPREEAKQAIRECKQAGIVPVMITGDHPLTAAAIARELGIVETEADKIVTGRELEQYSEEKVKEEVEQIKVYARVSPEQKFNIVTALQENNQFVSMTGDGVNDAPALKQANIGVAMGITGTDVTKEAAHMILLNDNFATIVKAVKEGRRIYDNIRKFIKYILTGNTAEIWSIFLAPLLGLPIPLLPVHILWVNLVTDGLPAIALAAEAPEKHIMDRPPRDPDENIFAQGLGVHVLWVGIFIGLITIGAQWYALEHQLHWQTIAFSVLCFCQLWHVMAIRSETRSVFKLGLMGNIPLLLSVAGTLLLQLGVIYIPFLNTFFHTEPLTLNELLFTLGVSGLVMVAVEMEKVVRRR